From the Neobacillus sp. PS3-34 genome, the window AAGGCTTTTCGCCCTTGTTTACTTTATCGTGGCAGTCAATACAGGTTCCCATATTTGGCCTTAGGTATTTCTCTTCCGCAAGTTTTTCTGCGTTTTTCTTTGTCCACTCGCCACGTGCTTCCTCGATATTGATACCGCGCGAAGCGATTTTTGCGTGTACAACTCCTTCATGGCAAGTAATACAAGGAATATCCTTTTCGATATGCCCTTTATGATTTACCTTTAAGTCTCCCGAAGCAGTAACCAAACGGTTTTTGGAGTGGCATTGCAGACAGTTTTCATTTGAAACGGCTTCTTCTTCCGTTTGAACGATCTGTTCAGGGACACCTGTGACGTGGTAATACACTTCCTTAAGCGATTTCACTTTGTGTGTCAGCATATTGGTGACCCCAGGCTTGATATGGCACTGTACGCAGCTGATCTGGTTGTGGGCGCTTGCTGTGTAGGTAGTATATTCAGGAGCCATCTCATGACAGCTGGAGCAAAATGTTGGCGAGTTTGTAAAGGAAAGAACTCCATATCCGCCGCCAAAAACAACGATGCTGCTAACGAGGGTGGCAAATAGTAATTTCCAACGGTTAACGGGGTTCTTCCAATCTATATTTCTGGCGGTTCGCCAGAGTCTG encodes:
- a CDS encoding NapC/NirT family cytochrome c, which produces MAFWGNKKTKEIDTETRETKKKPGLLRRLWRTARNIDWKNPVNRWKLLFATLVSSIVVFGGGYGVLSFTNSPTFCSSCHEMAPEYTTYTASAHNQISCVQCHIKPGVTNMLTHKVKSLKEVYYHVTGVPEQIVQTEEEAVSNENCLQCHSKNRLVTASGDLKVNHKGHIEKDIPCITCHEGVVHAKIASRGINIEEARGEWTKKNAEKLAEEKYLRPNMGTCIDCHDKVNKGEKPWKDVAYNVPPNPEEVDKKVNGTAETATTEPAAETVGGSN